A genomic window from Carassius auratus strain Wakin chromosome 19, ASM336829v1, whole genome shotgun sequence includes:
- the LOC113119773 gene encoding E3 ubiquitin-protein ligase znrf2-like, whose translation MGPKQSSPSVGVRIRSYSGSDLYNSDGRAAVLRYYAGGSTGQIGERVQRPGPFIQSAVIPTGGRREEPDGQRTLLIGSLPAHLSPHLLGAGFDCPACSKFVCSDEIEDHLIMCFSKPRLNYNDDVLSRDSGECSICLDGMVQGDTIARLPCLCVYHKGCIDEWFEVNRSCPEHPTD comes from the exons ATGGGTCCGAAGCAGAGCAGTCCGTCGGTGGGGGTTCGGATCCGATCTTACTCCGGTTCCGATCTGTATAACTCTGACGGGCGAGCCGCGGTTCTGCGCTATTACGCGGGCGGTTCGACGGGACAGATCGGTGAACGGGTCCAGAGACCCGGTCCGTTCATCCAGAGCGCCGTCATCCCGACCGGCGGCCGCAGAGAGGAGCCAGACGGGCAGAGGACGCTCCTGATCGGGTCACTTCCTGCGCACCTCAGCCCTCACCTGCTGGGCG CTGGATTTGACTGTCCCGCCTGCTCAAAGTTTGTCTGTTCAGATGAAATCGAAGATCATTTGATCATGTGCTTCTCCAAACCCAGACTCAATTATAACG ATGATGTTTTGTCCCGGGACTCTGGCGAGTGTTCGATATGTCTGGATGGCATGGTTCAGGGGGACACCATCGCTCGACTGCCCTGTCTCTGTGTCTACCACAAAGG GTGTATTGATGAATGGTTTGAGGTCAACAGGTCTTGTCCAGAACATCCCACAGATTAA
- the LOC113119777 gene encoding maturin-like, whose amino-acid sequence MQFKELVDTAEKWCSGNPFDLIFAEDVDERRLDFYAEPGISFYVLCPDNLTGGTENFHVWSESEDCLPFLQLAQDYISSCGKKTLLEVLDKVFRAFRPLLGLPDIDDDAFDQYHADVEEEPEPDHQQMGVSQQ is encoded by the exons ATGCAGTTCAAAGAGCTGGTGGACACCGCCGAGAAATGGTGCTCCGGGAACCCGTTCGACCTGATCTTCGCCGAGGACGTGGACGAGAGGCGGCTGGACTTCTACGCCGAGCCCGGGATCTCGTTCTACGTGCTCTGCCCGGACAATCTCACGGGGGGAACCGAGAATTTT CATGTGTGGAGTGAGAGCGAGGACTGTCTGCCGTTCCTGCAGCTGGCGCAGGACTACATCTCCTCCTGCGGGAAGAAAACACTGCTAGAGGTGCTGGACAAAGTCTTCAGAGCCTTCAGGCCT CTCCTGGGTCTTCCAGATATTGATGATGACGCATTCGATCAGTATCACGCAGACGTGGAGGAGGAACCAGAGCCAGACCACCAGCAGATGGGTGTGAGCCAGCAATAA